One window of the Manihot esculenta cultivar AM560-2 chromosome 14, M.esculenta_v8, whole genome shotgun sequence genome contains the following:
- the LOC110600078 gene encoding DNA mismatch repair protein MSH3 isoform X1: MGKQKQQVISRFFAPKPKINDSSTPPTAPPSSSSPISSPKISATVSFSPAKRKLLSSHLTSSPKRPKLSPHTQNPIPTPSVHQKFLEKLLEPSPGIPQPSSTQSSIPKKYTPLEQQVLDLKNKYPDVLLMIEVGYKYRFFGEDAEIAARVLRIYAHMDHNFMTASVPTFRLNVHVRRLVSAGYKVGVVKQTETAAIKAHGDNKTGPFCRGLSALYTKATMEAAQDVGGREEGCGGESNYLCCVVDKSVLLENADRGFDTRIGFIGVEISTGDVVYSEFDDVFLRSGLEAVVLSLSPAELLLGDPLSKQTEKLLLTYAGHYSNVRVERASRDCFNDGGALAEVMSLYENMAEAKAEDSEKEVGWTEHGNNHLDIEGIMNMPDLAMQALALTIRHLKQFRLEKILCLGASFRTFSSNMEMNLSANTLQQLEVLRNNSNGLESGSLLHVMNYTLTVSGSRLLRHWVTHPLCDRNMISARLDAVSEIAESVGSYRASQNVGSIDEENSDVAIVQPDFYSLLSTVLTNLGRSPDIQRGITRIFHRTATASEFISVIQAILHAGKQFQQLHAEDEHNNKKVRAKTVRSVLLKKLIFTVSSSSVVGNAVKLLSTLNKEAAERGDLANLIVIHNDQFQGVASSRKAVQLAKEKLDSLICLYRKQLKMHNLEFMSVSGNTHLIELPADVRVPVNWVKVNSTKKTTRYHPPEVLTALDQLSLANEELMVISRAAWDNFLRGFEKYYAEFQAVVQALAALDCLHSLACLSKNKNYVRPVFVDDSEPVQIHISSGHHPVLETILQDSFVPNDTHLHADGEHCQIVTGPNMGGKSCYIRQVGLIAMMAQVGSFVPASSVKLHVLDGIYTRMGASDSIQQGRSTFLEELSEASDILHKCTARSLVIMDELGRGTSTHDGEAIAYATLHHLLEDKRCMVLFVTHYPKIADIKTEFPGSVGTYHVSYLTSEKNTDAMDSKFCDENVTYLYKLVPGVSERSFGFKVAQLAQLPSSCIRRATIMAAKLELAVSRRMGSKLDKRQLLEVLRSDLEHETRDCISESSDSFPTGSMDNNEVLSNAYQKLFMNLKFAVVNGDPAKSLQFLEKAITIAFEIRRSMTARVGRKFLFRLFWIQNVNIQYPCI; encoded by the exons ATGGGCAAGCAAAAGCAGCAGGTGATTTCCCGCTTCTTTGCTCCCAAACCTAAAATCAACGATTCATCAACTCCACCAACAGCCCCTCCATCTTCTTCGTCTCCGATTTCAAGCCCCAAAATCTCTGCCACTGTCTCTTTCTCACCCGCCAAAAGAAAACTCCTATCATCCCACCTCACCTCCTCCCCCAAAAGGCCCAAACTTTCCCCTCACACCCAAAATCCCATTCCCACTCCCTCTGTCCACCAGAAGTTCCTCGAAAAACTTTTAGAACCCTCCCCTGGAATCCCACAGCCGTCCTCCACTCAATCTTCAATTCCCAAAAAGTACACCCCATTAGAACAGCAAGTGCTGGACCTAAAGAATAAGTATCCAGATGTCCTTTTGATGATTGAAGTTGGTTACAAGTATCGATTCTTTGGGGAGGATGCGGAGATTGCGGCCAGAGTGCTGAGGATTTATGCCCACATGGATCACAATTTTATGACGGCTAGTGTGCCAACTTTTCGATTAAATGTCCATGTCAGAAGATTGGTCAGCGCAGGGTATAAGGTTGGAGTTGTTAAGCAGACTGAGACCGCGGCTATTAAGGCTCACGGGGATAACAAGACAGGCCCATTTTGCAGAGGGTTATCGGCCTTGTATACGAAGGCGACAATGGAGGCAGCGCAGGATGTTGGTGGAAGGGAGGAGGGTTGTGGTGGAGAGAGCAATTATCTCTGCTGTGTCGTGGACAAGAGTGTTTTGTTGGAGAATGCTGATCGTGGTTTTGATACAAGGATTGGGTTTATAGGTGTTGAGATTTCTACTGGGGACGTTGTTTATAGTGAGTTTGATGATGTTTTTTTAAGGAGTGGGCTTGAGGCTGTAGTTTTGAGCTTATCTCCAGCTGAGTTGCTTCTTGGGGACCCACTTTCTAAACAAACTGAGAAG TTGCTACTGACATATGCTGGACACTATTCAAATGTCCGCGTGGAGCGTGCCTCACGAGATTGCTTTAATGATGGTGGAGCACTTGCTGAGGTGATGTCTTTATATGAGAATATGGCTGAAGCTAAGGCAGAAGACAGTGAAAAGGAGGTGGGGTGGACAGAACATGGCAATAATCATCTGGATATTGAG GGAATTATGAACATGCCAGATTTGGCTATGCAAGCGTTGGCATTAACTATCCGTCATCTAAAACAGTTCAGATTAGAAAAAATTTTGTGCCTTGGTGCTTCATTTCGGACGTTCTCAAGCAACATGGAGATGAATCTTTCAGCCAACACGCTTCAACAGTTAGAG GTTTTGAGGAATAACTCAAATGGGTTGGAGTCCGGCTCATTGCTGCATGTCATGAATTATACTCTAACTGTTTCTGGTTCTAGGCTACTGCGCCACTGG GTGacccatcctttatgtgatagaaATATGATATCTGCCCGTCTTGATGCTGTTTCTGAGATTGCAGAATCCGTGGGATCTTACAGAGCTTCTCAAAATGTTGGAAGCATTGATGAAGAAAATTCTGATGTAGCAATTGTACAACCTGACTTCTATTCTTTGCTTTCTACTGTTTTGACTAACTTGGGAAGGTCACCAGACATTCAACGTGGAATAACAAGAATTTTTCATCGGACTGCCACTGCTTCTGAG TTCATTTCAGTTATTCAAGCTATATTGCATGCTGGAAAACAATTTCAGCAACTTCATGCTGAAGATGAGCACAACAATAAGAAAGTTCGAGCAAAGACTGTGCGCTCAGTTCTATTAAAAAAACTGATATTTACTGTGTCGTCATCTAGTGTAGTTGGTAATGCTGTAAAACTTTTGTCCACCCTGAATAAAGAAGCAGCTGAGCGCGGGGATCTGGCAAACTTAATTGTCATTCATAATGACCAATTTCAAGGG GTTGCAAGTTCCCGGAAAGCAGTTCAATTGGCAAAGGAGAAGTTGGATTCGTTAATATGCTTGTATCGCAAGCAGCTAAAAATGCACAATTTGGAATTTATGAGTGTATCTGGAAACACACATTTGATAGAG TTGCCTGCAGATGTCAGAGTACCTGTAAATTGGGTGAAGGTAAACAGTACTAAGAAGACAACTCGCTATCACCCGCCTGAAGTTTTGACTGCCTTAGACCAGTTATCACTGGCCAATGAGGAGCTCATGGTCATCTCCCGAGCAGCATGGGATAATTTCCTAAGGGGTTTTGAGAAATATTATGCGGAGTTCCAAGCTGTTGTTCAAGCACTTGCTGCTTTGGATTGTTTGCATTCACTTGCCTGTCTTTCAAAAAACAAG AATTATGTCCGTCCAGTGTTTGTGGATGACAGTGAACCTGTTCAGATACACATTTCTTCTGGTCACCACCCG GTTTTGGAGACCATATTACAAGACAGTTTTGTCCCAAATGATACCCATTTGCATGCAGATGGAGAGCATTGTCAGATAGTCACTGGACCCAACATGGGGGGAAAAAGTTGCTATATTCGTCAAGTTGGTCTCATTGCAATGATGGCTCAG GTTGGGTCCTTTGTACCAGCATCATCAGTAAAATTGCATGTGCTAGATGGGATCTACACTCGAATGGGAGCTTCTGACAGCATCCAACAAGGGAGAAGTACCTTTTTAGAAGAGCTGAGTGAAGCTTCTGATATACTCCACAAATGCACAGCACGTTCACTGGTTATCATGGATGAGCTTGGTAGAGGCACAAGTACACATGATGGTGAAGCGATTGCTTATGCTACGTTACACCATCTACTGGAAGATAAGAGATGCATGGTACTCTTTGTAACCCACTATCCTAAGATCGCTGATATCAAAACTGAATTCCCAGGCTCTGTGGGGACATACCACGTTTCGTACCTGACTTCAGAGAAAAATACAGATGCAATGGACTCAAAATTCTGTGATGAAAATGTCACTTACCTTTACAAGCTGGTGCCTGGTGTGTCGGAGAGGAGTTTTGGATTTAAGGTTGCGCAGCTGGCACAG TTACCTTCATCATGTATCAGACGGGCCACCATCATGGCTGCAAAGCTAGAATTGGCTGTAAGCCGCAGAATGGGAAGCAAATTGGATAAAAGGCAGTTGCTGGAGGTACTGAGAAGTGATTTGGAACATGAAACCCGGGACTGCATTTCAGAATCTTCTGACTCCTTCCCTACTGGAAGTATGGACAATAACGAAGTATTAAGTAATGCTTATCAGAAATTATTTATGAACTTGAAGTTTGCAGTAGTTAATGGAGATCCTGCTAAAAGCTTGCAGTTTTTGGAGAAAGCTATAACCATAG CTTTCGAGATAAGGAGATCAATGACGGCTAGAGTTGGCAGGAAATTTTTGTTTAGACTCTTCTGGATTCAAAATGTAAATATACAATACCCATGTATTTAA
- the LOC110600078 gene encoding DNA mismatch repair protein MSH3 isoform X2: MGKQKQQVISRFFAPKPKINDSSTPPTAPPSSSSPISSPKISATVSFSPAKRKLLSSHLTSSPKRPKLSPHTQNPIPTPSVHQKFLEKLLEPSPGIPQPSSTQSSIPKKYTPLEQQVLDLKNKYPDVLLMIEVGYKYRFFGEDAEIAARVLRIYAHMDHNFMTASVPTFRLNVHVRRLVSAGYKVGVVKQTETAAIKAHGDNKTGPFCRGLSALYTKATMEAAQDVGGREEGCGGESNYLCCVVDKSVLLENADRGFDTRIGFIGVEISTGDVVYSEFDDVFLRSGLEAVVLSLSPAELLLGDPLSKQTEKLLLTYAGHYSNVRVERASRDCFNDGGALAEVMSLYENMAEAKAEDSEKEVGWTEHGNNHLDIEGIMNMPDLAMQALALTIRHLKQFRLEKILCLGASFRTFSSNMEMNLSANTLQQLEVLRNNSNGLESGSLLHVMNYTLTVSGSRLLRHWVTHPLCDRNMISARLDAVSEIAESVGSYRASQNVGSIDEENSDVAIVQPDFYSLLSTVLTNLGRSPDIQRGITRIFHRTATASEFISVIQAILHAGKQFQQLHAEDEHNNKKVRAKTVRSVLLKKLIFTVSSSSVVGNAVKLLSTLNKEAAERGDLANLIVIHNDQFQGVASSRKAVQLAKEKLDSLICLYRKQLKMHNLEFMSVSGNTHLIELPADVRVPVNWVKVNSTKKTTRYHPPEVLTALDQLSLANEELMVISRAAWDNFLRGFEKYYAEFQAVVQALAALDCLHSLACLSKNKNYVRPVFVDDSEPVQIHISSGHHPVLETILQDSFVPNDTHLHADGEHCQIVTGPNMGGKSCYIRQVGLIAMMAQVGSFVPASSVKLHVLDGIYTRMGASDSIQQGRSTFLEELSEASDILHKCTARSLVIMDELGRGTSTHDGEAIAYATLHHLLEDKRCMVLFVTHYPKIADIKTEFPGSVGTYHVSYLTSEKNTDAMDSKFCDENVTYLYKLVPGVSERSFGFKVAQLAQLPSSCIRRATIMAAKLELAVSRRMGSKLDKRQLLEVLRSDLEHETRDCISESSDSFPTGSMDNNEVLSNAYQKLFMNLKFAVVNGDPAKSLQFLEKAITIVSCVKQLSR, translated from the exons ATGGGCAAGCAAAAGCAGCAGGTGATTTCCCGCTTCTTTGCTCCCAAACCTAAAATCAACGATTCATCAACTCCACCAACAGCCCCTCCATCTTCTTCGTCTCCGATTTCAAGCCCCAAAATCTCTGCCACTGTCTCTTTCTCACCCGCCAAAAGAAAACTCCTATCATCCCACCTCACCTCCTCCCCCAAAAGGCCCAAACTTTCCCCTCACACCCAAAATCCCATTCCCACTCCCTCTGTCCACCAGAAGTTCCTCGAAAAACTTTTAGAACCCTCCCCTGGAATCCCACAGCCGTCCTCCACTCAATCTTCAATTCCCAAAAAGTACACCCCATTAGAACAGCAAGTGCTGGACCTAAAGAATAAGTATCCAGATGTCCTTTTGATGATTGAAGTTGGTTACAAGTATCGATTCTTTGGGGAGGATGCGGAGATTGCGGCCAGAGTGCTGAGGATTTATGCCCACATGGATCACAATTTTATGACGGCTAGTGTGCCAACTTTTCGATTAAATGTCCATGTCAGAAGATTGGTCAGCGCAGGGTATAAGGTTGGAGTTGTTAAGCAGACTGAGACCGCGGCTATTAAGGCTCACGGGGATAACAAGACAGGCCCATTTTGCAGAGGGTTATCGGCCTTGTATACGAAGGCGACAATGGAGGCAGCGCAGGATGTTGGTGGAAGGGAGGAGGGTTGTGGTGGAGAGAGCAATTATCTCTGCTGTGTCGTGGACAAGAGTGTTTTGTTGGAGAATGCTGATCGTGGTTTTGATACAAGGATTGGGTTTATAGGTGTTGAGATTTCTACTGGGGACGTTGTTTATAGTGAGTTTGATGATGTTTTTTTAAGGAGTGGGCTTGAGGCTGTAGTTTTGAGCTTATCTCCAGCTGAGTTGCTTCTTGGGGACCCACTTTCTAAACAAACTGAGAAG TTGCTACTGACATATGCTGGACACTATTCAAATGTCCGCGTGGAGCGTGCCTCACGAGATTGCTTTAATGATGGTGGAGCACTTGCTGAGGTGATGTCTTTATATGAGAATATGGCTGAAGCTAAGGCAGAAGACAGTGAAAAGGAGGTGGGGTGGACAGAACATGGCAATAATCATCTGGATATTGAG GGAATTATGAACATGCCAGATTTGGCTATGCAAGCGTTGGCATTAACTATCCGTCATCTAAAACAGTTCAGATTAGAAAAAATTTTGTGCCTTGGTGCTTCATTTCGGACGTTCTCAAGCAACATGGAGATGAATCTTTCAGCCAACACGCTTCAACAGTTAGAG GTTTTGAGGAATAACTCAAATGGGTTGGAGTCCGGCTCATTGCTGCATGTCATGAATTATACTCTAACTGTTTCTGGTTCTAGGCTACTGCGCCACTGG GTGacccatcctttatgtgatagaaATATGATATCTGCCCGTCTTGATGCTGTTTCTGAGATTGCAGAATCCGTGGGATCTTACAGAGCTTCTCAAAATGTTGGAAGCATTGATGAAGAAAATTCTGATGTAGCAATTGTACAACCTGACTTCTATTCTTTGCTTTCTACTGTTTTGACTAACTTGGGAAGGTCACCAGACATTCAACGTGGAATAACAAGAATTTTTCATCGGACTGCCACTGCTTCTGAG TTCATTTCAGTTATTCAAGCTATATTGCATGCTGGAAAACAATTTCAGCAACTTCATGCTGAAGATGAGCACAACAATAAGAAAGTTCGAGCAAAGACTGTGCGCTCAGTTCTATTAAAAAAACTGATATTTACTGTGTCGTCATCTAGTGTAGTTGGTAATGCTGTAAAACTTTTGTCCACCCTGAATAAAGAAGCAGCTGAGCGCGGGGATCTGGCAAACTTAATTGTCATTCATAATGACCAATTTCAAGGG GTTGCAAGTTCCCGGAAAGCAGTTCAATTGGCAAAGGAGAAGTTGGATTCGTTAATATGCTTGTATCGCAAGCAGCTAAAAATGCACAATTTGGAATTTATGAGTGTATCTGGAAACACACATTTGATAGAG TTGCCTGCAGATGTCAGAGTACCTGTAAATTGGGTGAAGGTAAACAGTACTAAGAAGACAACTCGCTATCACCCGCCTGAAGTTTTGACTGCCTTAGACCAGTTATCACTGGCCAATGAGGAGCTCATGGTCATCTCCCGAGCAGCATGGGATAATTTCCTAAGGGGTTTTGAGAAATATTATGCGGAGTTCCAAGCTGTTGTTCAAGCACTTGCTGCTTTGGATTGTTTGCATTCACTTGCCTGTCTTTCAAAAAACAAG AATTATGTCCGTCCAGTGTTTGTGGATGACAGTGAACCTGTTCAGATACACATTTCTTCTGGTCACCACCCG GTTTTGGAGACCATATTACAAGACAGTTTTGTCCCAAATGATACCCATTTGCATGCAGATGGAGAGCATTGTCAGATAGTCACTGGACCCAACATGGGGGGAAAAAGTTGCTATATTCGTCAAGTTGGTCTCATTGCAATGATGGCTCAG GTTGGGTCCTTTGTACCAGCATCATCAGTAAAATTGCATGTGCTAGATGGGATCTACACTCGAATGGGAGCTTCTGACAGCATCCAACAAGGGAGAAGTACCTTTTTAGAAGAGCTGAGTGAAGCTTCTGATATACTCCACAAATGCACAGCACGTTCACTGGTTATCATGGATGAGCTTGGTAGAGGCACAAGTACACATGATGGTGAAGCGATTGCTTATGCTACGTTACACCATCTACTGGAAGATAAGAGATGCATGGTACTCTTTGTAACCCACTATCCTAAGATCGCTGATATCAAAACTGAATTCCCAGGCTCTGTGGGGACATACCACGTTTCGTACCTGACTTCAGAGAAAAATACAGATGCAATGGACTCAAAATTCTGTGATGAAAATGTCACTTACCTTTACAAGCTGGTGCCTGGTGTGTCGGAGAGGAGTTTTGGATTTAAGGTTGCGCAGCTGGCACAG TTACCTTCATCATGTATCAGACGGGCCACCATCATGGCTGCAAAGCTAGAATTGGCTGTAAGCCGCAGAATGGGAAGCAAATTGGATAAAAGGCAGTTGCTGGAGGTACTGAGAAGTGATTTGGAACATGAAACCCGGGACTGCATTTCAGAATCTTCTGACTCCTTCCCTACTGGAAGTATGGACAATAACGAAGTATTAAGTAATGCTTATCAGAAATTATTTATGAACTTGAAGTTTGCAGTAGTTAATGGAGATCCTGCTAAAAGCTTGCAGTTTTTGGAGAAAGCTATAACCATAG TATCATGTGTCAAGCAGCTTTCGAGATAA